A genome region from Etheostoma spectabile isolate EspeVRDwgs_2016 unplaced genomic scaffold, UIUC_Espe_1.0 scaffold00009714, whole genome shotgun sequence includes the following:
- the LOC116679186 gene encoding serpin A3-5: MMMMMRMRTAVVLWVLSAVICVASANSVSLVNDANQEFSFSLYRKLAAHADLQGQNIFFSPFCVSTALAALSVGAQGETHRQLFNGLGFTTAPLTQTDVDQAFQTLLQGANNPSQGDASKGTAVFVDNRFKPKPEFLQTLKQSYFTEGFNVDFTKTTESADTINKYVEEKTNGKVDKLVENLDPNTVMYLLSYIYYKGTWATQFDPNLTEQDDFHVDENTKVPVLMMNVETGFRTYQDHELNTMVLVLPFTSSYSMLLMMPDVMATLENGISPDHVSNWMMAEPRRQNVYIPKFSIKTSYNLNDVLSEMGMTDMFSDRANFRGISAEQGLSVSDVVHQATLDVDETGATAAAATGVSVGVTSINDPVKFNRPFMVLITERNAEKILFMGKILNPTV; encoded by the exons atgatgatgatgatgaggatgcgTACAGCCGTGGTTCTCTGGGTCCTCTCAGCGGTGATCTGCGTAGCGAGCGCCAACAGCGTCTCCCTGGTGAATGACGCCAACCAGGAGTTTTCCTTCAGCCTCTACAGGAAGCTAGCAGCTCACGCTGACTTACAGGGACAGAATATCTTCTTCTCCCCTTTCTGCGTGTCCACCGCCTTGGCTGCGTTGTCCGTGGGAGCGCAGGGGGAGACGCACCGCCAGCTTTTCAATGGTCTTGGTTTCACCACCGCACCCCTGACCCAGACAGATGTGGACCAGGCCTTCCAGACGCTCCTCCAGGGAGCCAACAACCCATCCCAGGGGGACGCCAGCAAAGGGACCGCCGTGTTCGTGGACAACCGCTTCAAGCCAAAGCCGGAGTTCCTGCAGACCCTGAAGCAGTCGTACTTCACAGAGGGGTTCAACGTGGACTTCACCAAAACCACAGAAAGTGCAGATACCATCAATAAGTACGTGGAGGAGAAGACCAATGGGAAGGTTGACAAGCTGGTGGAAAACCTGGATCCGAACACCGTTATGTATCTCCTCAGCTACATCTACTACAAAG GAACTTGGGCCACTCAGTTTGACCCTAACCTCACCGAGCAGGACGACTTCCACGTGGACGAGAATACAAAG GTTCCGGTCCTCATGATGAATGTGGAGACTGGTTTCCGCACCTACCAAGACCACGAGCTGAACACGATGGTCCTTGTACTCCCCTTCACCAGCTCTTACTCCATGCTGCTGATGATGCCGGACGTCATGGCAACGCTGGAGAACGGCATCTCCCCAGACCACGTCTCCAACTGGATGATGGCCGAGCCCAG GAGACAAAATGTATATATTCCCAAGTTCTCCATCAAGACTTCATACAACCTGAACGATGTGCTGTCAGAAATGGGAATGACGGACATGTTCAGTGACCGTGCAAACTTCAGAGGCATTTCAGCGGAGCAGGGACTGTCCGTCTCAGAT GTTGTCCACCAAGCCACGCTGGACGTGGACGAGACCGGCGCCACCGCTGCCGCCGCCACAGGCGTCTCAGTCGGAGTGACGTCTATCAATGACCCCGTGAAGTTCAACCGTCCGTTCATGGTCCTCATCACTGAACGCAATGCAGAGAAGATCCTCTTCATGGGCAAGATCCTCAACCCGACCGTCTGA
- the LOC116679185 gene encoding serpin A3-3, whose translation MMMMRTAVVLWVLSAVICVESANSVSLVNDANREFSFSLYRKLAAHADSQGQNILFSPICVSTALAALSVGAQGRTLRQIFNGLGFSNSLTQKDVNQAFKTLLQGANNPFQGDSSEGTAVYLDNRFRPKREFLQTLKQSYYADGFNVDFTKAEQSAETINEYVAEKTNGKIDQLVENLDPSTVMYLISYIYYKGTWATRFDPNLTEQDHFHVDDDTQVPVLMMNMEASFRTYRDLKLKTTILQLPFTGSYSMLLMMPDDMATLEDNISQDLVSKWLKARMETKPRRQNVYIPKFSIKTSYNLNDVLSEMGMTDMFSDRANFRGISEVRGLLVSEVLHQATLDVDETGAEATAVSAARPELTSIGAPVLKFNRPFMVIIIEFNTEKILFMGKIIDPTL comes from the exons ATGATGATGATGCGTACAGCCGTGGTTCTCTGGGTCCTCTCAGCGGTGATCTGCGTGGAGAGCGCCAACAGCGTCTCCCTGGTGAATGACGCAAACCGGGAGTTTTCCTTCAGCCTCTACAGGAAGCTAGCAGCTCACGCCGACTCCCAGGGACAGAACATCCTCTTCTCCCCGATCTGCGTGTCCACCGCCTTGGCTGCGTTGTCCGTGGGAGCGCAGGGGAGGACGCTCCGCCAGATTTTCAATGGTCTGGGCTTCAGCAACTCCCTGACCCAGAAAGATGTGAACCAGGCCTTCAAGACACTCCTCCAGGGGGCCAACAACCCATTCCAGGGGGACTCCAGTGAAGGGACCGCCGTGTACCTGGACAACCGCTTCAGGCCAAAGCGAGAGTTCCTGCAGACCCTGAAGCAGTCGTACTACGCAGACGGGTTCAACGTGGACTTCACCAAAGCCGAACAAAGTGCTGAAACTATCAATGAGTACGTGGCGGAGAAGACCAACGGGAAGATTGACCAGCTGGTGGAAAACCTGGATCCAAGCACAGTCATGTATCTCATCAGCTACATTTACTACAAAG GAACGTGGGCGACTCGGTTTGACCCTAACCTCACCGAGCAGGACCACTTCCACGTGGACGACGACACACAG GTTCCGGTCCTCATGATGAATATGGAGGCAAGTTTCCGCACCTACCGAGACCTCAAGCTGAAGACCACGATCCTTCAACTCCCGTTCACCGGCTCCTACTCCATGCTCTTGATGATGCCTGACGACATGGCAACGCTGGAGGACAATATCTCCCAGGACCTCGTCTCTAAATGGTTGAAGGCTAGGATGGAGACCAAGCCCAG GAGACAAAATGTATATATTCCCAAGTTCTCCATCAAGACTTCCTACAACCTGAACGATGTGCTGTCAGAAATGGGAATGACGGACATGTTCAGTGACCGTGCAAACTTCAGAGGCATTTCCGAGGTGCGAGGACTGCTCGTCTCAGAG GTTTTGCACCAAGCGACGCTGGATGTGGACGAGACCGGCGCCGAGGCGACAGCCGTCTCAGCAGCCAGACCTGAACTGACGTCCATCGGGGCCCCTGTGTTGAAGTTCAACCGTCCGTTCATGGTCATCATCATTGAATTTAACACGGAGAAAATCCTCTTCATGGGCAAGATCATCGACCCGACCCTCTGA